The following proteins are co-located in the Mauremys reevesii isolate NIE-2019 linkage group 23, ASM1616193v1, whole genome shotgun sequence genome:
- the C23H1orf232 gene encoding uncharacterized protein C1orf232 homolog, whose product MEEGLNPISQLARRVQGAGARGWRSMSSLFSREDEHKLLTPESCADHPLAPKPAESAPAGKTTSGFWDVFATKWQQASALDKKTAQPEFSEPAAEFSGAPGEPPGEEPTYSNNGSDLREPEEGAFKWGFLVSKLAEIRNKNAPKGN is encoded by the exons ATGGAGGAGGGATTGAACCCCATCTCCCAGCTGGCACGAAGG GTCCAGGGGGCTGGCGCCAGAGGCTGGAGGAGCATGTCGTCTCTGTTCAGCAGGGAGGATGAGCACAAGCTGCTGACCCCCGAGTCCTGCGCTGACCA CCCCCTGGCACCAAAGCCAGCAGAGTCGGCCCCTGCAGGGAAGACGACGTCGGGGTTCTGGGATGTCTTTGCCACCAAGTGGCAGCAGGCCTCTGCGCTGGACAAGAAGACGGCCCAGCCTGAGTTCAGCGAGCCAGCGGCCGAGTTCAGCGGGGCGCCAGGGGAGCCCCCGGGAGAGGAGCCCACCTATTCCAACAACGGCAGCGACCTCCGGGAGCCAGAAGAGGGCGCCTTCAAGTGGGGCTTCCTGGTCAGCAAACTGGCTGAGATAAGGAATAAAAATGCCCCCAAGGGTAACTAG
- the FAM110D gene encoding protein FAM110D gives MRPVSPASSTSPLGLLNRGPEYLRRQMEVGSRGRTPSAVERLEADKAKYVKTQQVINSRQEPVLRSCPPRPSPRSRRRLTLHQCHELCQSSELGRDSPKQNGPRKLLPSPQSPVARRGSSSKRLLRPDSLIIYRQKRDCTAVTTENAKGSGLVRRLFQGPLRDKLPSSPSSRGLGDGRQGPERDETPMVWVPVEKEAARTQGPGGGIFSPNVSPVTQPPCSCQTPLPSPESGPGRKEAKRELGRGCSLPLSEKERFFNYCGLDRDLVEVLGRERFRPAGWDTSSSLLLGSAGSAGSECSGPAHSSGCAAGPDAEEPGARRCSTVSIIERNARVIKWLYGCQRAWAMARESTV, from the coding sequence ATGAGGCCTGTGTCTCCTGCAAGTAGCACATCCCCCCTGGGGCTGCTGAACCGGGGCCCGGAGTATCTCCGCAGGCAGAtggaggtggggagcaggggccgCACCCCAAGTGCCGTGGAGAGGCTGGAAGCCGACAAAGCCAAGTACGTCAAGACCCAGCAAGTGATCAACAGCCGGCAGGAGCCGGTGCTGCGTAGCTGCCCCCCGCGGCCTTCCCCTCGCAGCAGGAGGCGCCTGACTCTCCACCAGTGTCACGAGCTCTGTCAGAGCTCAGAGCTGGGCCGAGACAGCCCCAAGCAGAACGGCCCCAGGAAGCTGCTGCCTTCCCCGCAGTCCCCCGTGGCgcgcaggggcagcagcagcaaacgcCTGCTGAGGCCCGACTCGCTCATCATCTACCGGCAGAAACGGGACTGCACGGCCGTCACCACGGAGAACGCCAAGGGCTCCGGCCTGGTCAGGCGGCTCTTCCAGGGGCCTCTGAGAGACAaactccccagctccccctcctccaggggcctgGGCGACGGGCGGCAGGGGCCGGAGAGAGACGAGACCCCCATGGTGTGGGTGCCGGTGGAGAAGGAGGCTGCTAGAACGCAGGGCCCAGGGGGCGGCATCTTCAGCCCGAACGTGAGCCCTGTGACGCAGCCTCCATGCAGCTGCCAgacgcccctgcccagccccgagTCGGGGCCAGGCCGGAAGGAGGCCAAGAGGGAGCTGGGCcgaggctgctccctgcccctctctgagaAGGAGAGGTTTTTCAACTACTGTGGCTTGGACCGGGACCTGGtggaggtgctgggcagggagaggtTCAGGCCGGCTGGCTGGGACACGAGCTCCTCCTTGCTCCTGGGGAGCGCGGGCTCGGCCGGCTCGGAGTGCAGCGGGCCAGCCCACTCCAGCGGCTGCGCAGCGGGGCCCGACGCGGAGGAGCCGGGCGCTCGGCGCTGCTCGACCGTCTCCATTATCGAGCGCAACGCCCGGGTGATCAAGTGGCTCTATGGCTGCCAGAGAGCCTGGGCGATGGCCAGGGAGTCCACGGTCTGA